In the Hemitrygon akajei chromosome 7, sHemAka1.3, whole genome shotgun sequence genome, one interval contains:
- the LOC140730156 gene encoding uncharacterized protein — translation MEEGTRVEKEQGRRYTPGRYEWQPVVLGPAIDEEPSEEGSLITWNGEKEMLPLLVKGSGQVQYIPWGSQDLEGLKNTLPSLHEGAGKWIRAFEEETMGRLLAMGDLKALLIRLMGTSKLKELMEMAGLQNVDSPQTDGANFDPVRQRVWQALRKLYPPRVDLKALKGELLGDTENPAAYVENQLKKWRLETEQEVENNLFLNSLFRQSILDAMPLQVKSKLEEVVGLSSLTSQAFSDHVVHAVEKYRRDKRKLAEQQKEVQRKLLQMQLEELKKKDKDKSKKMLPATTSTLIMCATAKQFPMLLEIVESDPRQGEKPMMYCYSLRDASDGLEGVNNVDTSLSLFSCLSYRGTGFWLNSLG, via the exons atggaagaggggactagagtggagaaggagcaagGAAGAAGGTATACCCCAGGAAGGTATGAGTGGCAGCCAGTAGTACTAGGGCCAGCAATAGATGAAGAACCAAGTGAGGAAGGAAGCTTGATTACATGGAACGGGGAGAAGGAAATGCTGCCACTGCTGGTAAAGGGATCAGGACAagtacagtatatcccttggggatcccaggacctggaagggctgaaaaatactctgcctagtctgcacgagggggcaggaaagtggattagagcctttgaagaagaaacaatgggacgattgttggctatgggagatttgaaggcactgctgataagattgatgggaacttccaagttgaaagaactgatggagatggctggcttacagaatgtggacagtccacagactgatggggccaattttgatccagtgagacagagggtatggcaggccctcaggaagctttatccacccagagTAGACctcaaagccttaaagggggaactactgggagacactgaaaacccagcagcctatgtagaaaaccagttgaaaaagtggagactggagactgagcaagaggtggaaaataacttgtttctgaactcactgttccgacagagcattttggatgcaatgcctctgCAGGTCAAGTCTAaattggaggaagtggttgggctgtcgTCACTGACCTCACAAGCATTCAGTGATCACGTAGTCCACGCAGTGGAGAAATATCGGAGAGACAAACGaaagctggctgagcagcaaaAAGAGGTGCAGCGAAAGCTAttgcaaatgcagctcgaagaactgaaAAAGAAGGACAAAGACAAAAGCAAGAAGATGCTGCCAGCCACCACTAGT ACTTTGATAATGTGTGCGACAGCAAAACAATTCCCGATGCTCCTGGAAATTGTTGAATCTGACCCTAGACAAGGAGAAAAGCCGATGATGTACTGTTACAGTCTGCGCGATGCATCAGATGGACTGGAGGGTGTTAATAATGTGGACACTAGTCTGAGTCTTTTTTCCTGTCTCAGctacagagggacaggtttttggctcaataGCCTAggataa